In Candidatus Bathyarchaeia archaeon, the following are encoded in one genomic region:
- a CDS encoding PAS domain S-box protein, translating to MEANLMAAQYDGAKDENSDRILFKCEQAFRSLVENAFVGIAISDLKGRLKYVNKALADLLGYSVSELLNQPFKNFIHSADRGKVMRLFLRIIVLRRKPGHLEFRAVRKDGNVLNLWSKPSRFTVNGRTVGFQAIIVDITEPKKTEKKLKETNRKLEMLLETAMEGITIADANDNLSFVNKAFAEMLGYKQEELIGTNLRKLVDEEGFEKIRKETEARKKGSINRYEIKLYCKNGEPRFVQVSASPFWDEDGNFAGALAIVMDVTERKLMEERLRESEEKFRGMAERSFDAIALVDLEGKITYASPSVGKVLGYPQSEVIGKSFLEYFPSDSLSTASQLFADLMQGKSFEGLQLGLPRIDGTTAIVEINVAPVIMNGKITGFQAAFRDITERKKMEEKLRESEERLSSLIEYAPDAIYINDLNGKILEGNKQAEILTGYKKEELIGKSILEAGLLPEQYVSKAIEAIQKNLCGQRTGPDEFELIRKDGSRVFVEISTIPVKIGQRIEILGIARDITERKQMQKKLEEYSQQLETLVEQRTRQLKEAHEKLIKSERLAAIGEVAAMVGHDLRNPLTGIKGATYYLKTKLSSQMDAKTREMLELIEADIEYANKIITDLLEYSREVHLELTETNPKTIMTETLRLIKAPENIQIINQTEPEPKVKIDIEKMTRVFHNLITNAIDAMPNGGKLTIASHKTDGNVEFIFKDTGIGMTKETMEKIFVPFFTTKAKGMGLGLPICKQIVEAHGGKISVESVVGEGTTFTLTLPREPKIKEEGEKTWINVPESLSLTTMKESEKS from the coding sequence ATGGAAGCTAACCTCATGGCTGCGCAGTATGATGGTGCAAAAGATGAAAATTCAGATAGAATTCTCTTCAAATGTGAACAAGCATTTCGCAGTCTGGTCGAAAATGCATTTGTAGGCATCGCCATTTCAGATTTGAAGGGAAGATTGAAATATGTAAATAAAGCCTTGGCTGATTTGCTGGGTTATTCCGTTTCCGAGTTGCTAAATCAACCATTCAAAAATTTTATACACTCTGCTGATCGAGGAAAAGTAATGCGTCTATTTTTGCGCATTATTGTATTACGAAGAAAACCTGGACATTTAGAGTTTCGGGCAGTAAGAAAGGATGGTAATGTTCTCAATCTTTGGAGCAAGCCTTCACGGTTTACAGTTAATGGAAGGACCGTGGGTTTTCAAGCAATAATCGTAGACATCACTGAGCCTAAGAAAACGGAGAAAAAACTGAAGGAAACTAACAGAAAACTGGAAATGCTGTTGGAAACGGCAATGGAAGGAATAACCATTGCTGATGCAAATGATAACTTATCTTTTGTGAATAAAGCGTTTGCTGAGATGCTGGGTTACAAGCAAGAGGAGCTTATTGGCACAAATTTACGTAAACTCGTAGACGAAGAAGGCTTCGAAAAAATTAGAAAAGAAACAGAGGCTAGAAAGAAGGGCAGTATAAACCGATACGAAATTAAGTTGTACTGTAAGAACGGTGAACCACGTTTTGTTCAGGTATCCGCGTCACCGTTTTGGGATGAAGATGGAAACTTTGCAGGTGCTCTTGCAATTGTCATGGATGTGACGGAACGTAAGCTGATGGAAGAGAGACTACGTGAGTCTGAGGAAAAATTTAGAGGTATGGCGGAAAGAAGTTTTGATGCAATAGCCCTTGTTGATCTTGAAGGAAAAATCACGTATGCTTCTCCTTCTGTAGGAAAAGTTTTGGGTTATCCACAAAGCGAAGTTATTGGCAAGTCTTTTTTAGAATATTTCCCTTCAGACTCGCTTTCCACTGCATCACAATTATTCGCAGATTTAATGCAAGGCAAAAGTTTTGAAGGCTTGCAGCTGGGGCTTCCTAGAATAGACGGAACCACAGCTATTGTAGAGATTAACGTTGCTCCCGTAATCATGAACGGTAAGATAACAGGTTTCCAAGCGGCTTTCAGAGACATTACAGAACGCAAAAAAATGGAGGAAAAATTACGAGAATCTGAAGAAAGGCTGAGTTCATTGATAGAATATGCACCTGATGCAATTTACATTAATGACCTTAATGGAAAGATTTTGGAAGGAAACAAACAAGCAGAAATTTTGACAGGTTACAAGAAAGAAGAATTGATTGGAAAGAGTATATTGGAGGCTGGTCTTCTTCCAGAACAATACGTGTCAAAAGCTATCGAAGCTATACAAAAGAATCTATGTGGACAAAGAACTGGACCAGACGAGTTTGAGCTCATAAGAAAAGATGGAAGCAGAGTTTTTGTTGAAATCTCAACTATTCCAGTAAAAATTGGACAGAGAATCGAAATTTTGGGCATAGCTAGAGATATTACAGAAAGAAAGCAAATGCAGAAGAAACTGGAAGAGTACTCTCAACAACTTGAAACACTTGTTGAACAAAGAACTAGACAATTGAAAGAAGCTCATGAGAAACTAATAAAATCTGAAAGGCTTGCCGCCATCGGAGAAGTAGCAGCCATGGTTGGTCATGACTTGCGTAATCCGTTAACAGGAATAAAAGGCGCTACATATTACTTGAAAACGAAATTAAGCTCCCAAATGGATGCAAAAACAAGAGAAATGCTTGAGTTAATCGAAGCTGACATAGAATATGCGAATAAAATCATAACTGACCTATTGGAATACTCGAGAGAAGTGCACTTGGAATTAACGGAAACAAACCCAAAAACTATCATGACAGAAACTCTGCGTCTAATTAAGGCGCCAGAAAACATTCAGATAATAAACCAAACAGAACCAGAACCCAAAGTAAAGATTGACATAGAGAAAATGACCAGAGTATTTCACAATTTAATCACTAATGCGATTGACGCCATGCCCAATGGTGGCAAACTCACAATAGCAAGCCACAAAACAGATGGCAACGTAGAATTCATTTTCAAAGACACTGGAATAGGAATGACAAAAGAAACAATGGAGAAAATCTTCGTACCGTTTTTTACAACGAAAGCCAAGGGAATGGGATTAGGCTTACCAATATGCAAACAAATTGTTGAAGCACACGGCGGAAAAATTTCAGTTGAAAGTGTAGTTGGCGAAGGAACAACTTTCACACTTACACTTCCTAGAGAACCAAAAATAAAAGAAGAAGGTGAAAAAACATGGATAAACGTGCCAGAATCCTTGTCGTTGACGACGATGAAGGAATCAGAAAAGTCTTAG
- a CDS encoding YkgJ family cysteine cluster protein, which yields MLFVPWQYLADWKCNSCGICCRAYSVVLKFPEWLRIVKNYGVEATVSGLDKLFLKRKSDGSCIFLYNLSGIYLCGLQHMKPKACKLWPFKILGKPQYGYANDAVYSYGEHQLFVYADSTCSGLRYGRPTVEFSEHTLKEFVEIALGTRNNQLKTTVDLSFVRTSFHPKQFRLF from the coding sequence ATGTTGTTTGTTCCATGGCAGTACCTAGCTGATTGGAAATGCAACTCTTGCGGAATCTGTTGCAGAGCTTATAGTGTAGTTCTGAAATTTCCTGAATGGCTGAGAATAGTAAAGAATTATGGTGTCGAAGCGACAGTTTCAGGCTTGGATAAGTTGTTTCTTAAAAGGAAAAGTGACGGTTCTTGCATTTTTCTATACAATCTATCTGGCATTTACTTATGCGGTTTGCAACACATGAAACCTAAAGCATGCAAGCTTTGGCCTTTTAAAATTCTTGGCAAACCACAGTATGGATATGCAAACGATGCGGTTTATAGTTATGGTGAACATCAACTTTTTGTATATGCTGATTCTACGTGTAGTGGCTTGAGATATGGAAGACCAACAGTAGAGTTTTCTGAGCATACATTAAAAGAGTTTGTAGAAATCGCATTGGGAACACGCAACAACCAGTTAAAGACTACTGTAGACTTAAGTTTTGTAAGAACCAGTTTTCATCCTAAACAATTCAGGTTATTCTAA
- a CDS encoding sugar phosphate isomerase/epimerase family protein: protein MTKPKIGLSMLYCLSEPFEKMAEHLTRTETSCVEIVDDGFHTLNKQRIKTLKDIADSHNLKYSVHAPFADINIASPSKPIVRAVCKRLKESIAYAHALDAYMWVFHPGLKTGISMFYPDLDWHQNTKTVRLLFKSANDYGVKIAVENVPEPYPFLMKNVEQFTKFYEEINEDIGLVLDVGHANINGQIERFMETFASRIVHVHAHDNDGKSDQHLGIGYGTVDWENFAKTLRKISYDKVVVIESVMHVNESVQKMKQLLT, encoded by the coding sequence ATGACAAAACCAAAAATCGGGCTTTCCATGTTATACTGTTTAAGCGAGCCCTTCGAGAAAATGGCTGAGCATCTTACAAGAACAGAAACAAGCTGCGTGGAAATTGTTGACGACGGATTTCACACACTAAACAAACAACGAATCAAGACACTAAAAGACATTGCAGACTCGCACAACCTGAAATATTCCGTGCACGCACCCTTCGCAGACATAAACATTGCATCGCCATCCAAACCAATAGTGAGAGCTGTTTGTAAGCGATTGAAAGAATCAATAGCCTATGCACATGCTTTGGATGCTTACATGTGGGTTTTCCATCCTGGATTAAAAACGGGTATCAGCATGTTCTATCCAGACCTGGACTGGCATCAAAACACTAAAACAGTACGTTTGCTTTTCAAATCTGCAAACGATTACGGCGTGAAGATAGCCGTAGAAAACGTGCCAGAACCATATCCCTTCCTAATGAAAAATGTGGAGCAATTTACCAAGTTTTATGAAGAAATCAACGAAGACATAGGCTTAGTCTTAGATGTTGGACACGCAAACATTAATGGTCAAATAGAACGTTTCATGGAGACTTTTGCAAGCAGAATTGTGCATGTTCACGCGCATGATAATGATGGAAAAAGCGACCAACACTTAGGCATCGGCTATGGAACTGTAGACTGGGAGAACTTTGCAAAAACGCTGAGAAAAATATCTTATGACAAAGTTGTTGTAATCGAATCTGTTATGCATGTTAATGAAAGTGTGCAAAAAATGAAACAGTTACTTACATGA
- a CDS encoding methyltransferase domain-containing protein, with amino-acid sequence MAPYVPSPPQVIRQMLILAELKPGEIFFDLGAGDGRTVIMAAKDFGARAVGVELREDLVKKALSSIYEQGLQDRVTIVNGDMFNVDLTSADVVFLYLTTSANEKVKPKLEAELKKGVRVVSHDYEIVGWKPIKVLNFCENQTLGYPSHTIYLYKKV; translated from the coding sequence ATCGCACCATACGTTCCAAGTCCGCCACAAGTAATACGCCAAATGCTCATTCTCGCCGAACTAAAACCCGGCGAAATATTCTTCGATTTAGGCGCAGGAGACGGCAGAACAGTCATTATGGCTGCGAAGGACTTTGGAGCAAGGGCTGTCGGTGTTGAGTTGCGAGAAGACCTTGTTAAGAAAGCGCTTAGCTCCATTTACGAACAAGGACTGCAAGATAGAGTAACAATAGTAAACGGTGACATGTTTAACGTAGACCTAACCTCGGCGGACGTTGTCTTTCTCTACTTAACAACAAGCGCCAATGAAAAGGTTAAGCCGAAACTCGAAGCTGAACTCAAAAAGGGAGTTCGCGTGGTTTCTCACGATTACGAAATCGTTGGTTGGAAACCCATTAAGGTTTTGAATTTCTGTGAAAACCAAACATTAGGGTATCCTTCGCACACTATCTATTTGTATAAGAAAGTTTAA
- the rnz gene encoding ribonuclease Z, which produces MSLHVVFLGTAGSVPTPKRSLPAVLIQRKGEQIMFDCGEGVQRQMIKAKAGFHKKMKIFVTHMHGDHVLGLPGLLQTMALLDREKKLDIYGPSGIKRFLENIRETVQFVLTFPIEVHEIYEAGVVCEENEYVIQAVWANHVIPSLAYAFIEKPRPGRFFPEKAKALGVPEGPLWSKLQHGHKVRLPNGKVVKPEEVTGLPRPGRKIVYTGDTRPFKGFAKFAANADLLIHDATLDDELAERAEEDGHSTSSQAAKNAKKAKVKQLVLTHVSARYEDTSKLLAEARKFFKNTLVAEDFMKIEIPLKETS; this is translated from the coding sequence ATGAGTTTGCATGTTGTTTTCCTAGGCACAGCCGGAAGCGTTCCAACACCAAAAAGAAGCCTACCTGCTGTACTTATTCAACGCAAAGGCGAACAAATAATGTTCGACTGCGGCGAAGGCGTACAAAGGCAAATGATAAAAGCTAAAGCAGGGTTTCACAAAAAAATGAAAATTTTCGTAACACACATGCACGGCGACCATGTTCTCGGCTTGCCCGGGCTTTTGCAAACCATGGCGTTGCTTGACAGAGAAAAGAAACTTGACATTTACGGACCATCGGGAATCAAGCGGTTCCTAGAGAATATTAGGGAAACAGTTCAGTTTGTTTTGACATTTCCAATTGAGGTTCACGAGATATACGAGGCTGGTGTTGTATGCGAAGAAAACGAATATGTAATTCAGGCAGTGTGGGCAAACCATGTAATCCCAAGCCTAGCCTACGCCTTTATAGAAAAGCCTCGACCTGGAAGATTCTTTCCAGAAAAAGCCAAAGCGTTAGGTGTTCCAGAAGGACCTTTATGGTCTAAACTGCAACATGGGCACAAGGTTAGATTGCCAAATGGCAAAGTGGTAAAGCCAGAAGAAGTTACTGGGTTGCCTAGACCTGGAAGAAAAATTGTTTACACGGGCGACACAAGACCGTTTAAAGGTTTTGCAAAGTTTGCGGCTAATGCAGACTTGCTTATTCATGATGCTACTCTGGATGATGAATTGGCTGAAAGAGCGGAAGAAGATGGACATTCAACGTCGAGCCAAGCTGCCAAAAACGCCAAGAAGGCTAAAGTAAAACAGCTGGTTCTTACACATGTTAGCGCAAGATATGAAGACACAAGCAAACTTCTAGCGGAAGCACGGAAATTTTTCAAAAACACGCTAGTAGCGGAAGATTTTATGAAGATAGAGATTCCATTGAAGGAAACAAGTTGA
- a CDS encoding response regulator, giving the protein MDKRARILVVDDDEGIRKVLATILEDEGFAVDTAENGKTAIKKSNERFYNLALIDIRLPDMEGTELLTKLKDTTPKMRKIMVTGYPSLQNAVEALNKGAHAYIVKPFEVKKVIAVIREQLQKQQEEKEYSQEKVKEFIETRVRELEEEKPAASKK; this is encoded by the coding sequence ATGGATAAACGTGCCAGAATCCTTGTCGTTGACGACGATGAAGGAATCAGAAAAGTCTTAGCAACAATTCTAGAAGATGAAGGATTCGCGGTAGACACGGCGGAAAACGGAAAGACAGCAATTAAGAAGTCAAATGAGAGATTCTACAATTTAGCTCTAATAGACATAAGACTACCAGACATGGAAGGAACAGAACTTTTAACAAAACTAAAAGACACAACGCCGAAAATGCGCAAGATAATGGTTACGGGTTACCCATCCTTGCAAAACGCTGTCGAAGCCCTAAACAAAGGTGCACATGCTTATATAGTGAAGCCCTTTGAGGTAAAAAAGGTCATAGCAGTCATTAGGGAACAGTTGCAAAAACAGCAAGAAGAAAAAGAGTACAGTCAAGAAAAAGTCAAAGAGTTCATTGAAACACGAGTAAGAGAATTAGAAGAAGAAAAACCGGCAGCAAGCAAAAAGTAG
- a CDS encoding DEAD/DEAH box helicase produces MKDSPKNAFELLVKPVRRLVEQRGFSKPTEPQEKTIPKILEGKNVLLISPTATGKTEAAFLPVLSMLLQGQQGTPGIKVLYITPLRALNRDMLERLEWWCNNLDIKLAVRHGDTETKERTRQRMSPPDILITTPETLQAILIGWIMRQHLQNVKWVIIDEVHEMADSKRGSQLALALERLRAMIGKDFQIIGLSATIGSPEKVAQFLVGNHRPVEIIRVPVARTMHLKTVYPKPEEDDAKLADQLYTHPEVAARLRIIRDYISKHKSILLFTNTRAISEVLASRFKVWDIDYPVSIHHGSLAKPSRIAAERGLKNGELKGLVCTSSLELGIDVGRIDLVIQYMSPRQVTRLIQRVGRSGHRIGKIAQGIIVAMDSDDTLEALAIAKKALKEDLEPVDIPPKPYDVLAHQIAGLLLKNRRLEFNEILEMFKNAYPYENLTIEDIEKILRYMHQRFPRLAWVSFEDKVVLKPRRTKALFEYYFENLSMIPEEKQFLVVDESSDAAIGVLDEAFMAEYGKPGTKFIIRGTPWRIQHVSEEKVHVKPVDDPTGAIPSWIGEEIPVPFEVAQEVGKIRSFVEEQLQKGASSDEIATKLSEEYPADKDTILRAITETIEQVSARFPVPTQNRITIEDWKEFVIIHANFGSLTNRALAQLLGQLLSEKIGSGIVVQHDPYRIFIQTMGATNADQTIELLNEIRTMPDQTIRGTLTRAAVKTGLFKRRMIHVARRFGALKKWADFSSVSPQRLIKSFEETPIYEEALKEVFTKDLDLEKLLFVLRKIREGEIQLQKVETGGNATPIARVGIERVSMKTDLIPPERMRAVLIESTKARLLNETCNYICTNCWNYMEMIRAKDLPDKPKCPRCGSTAIGLLKVEEEKAMPLIEKKGEKLAKSEEKLHKQATQTAQLITKYGKAAAVALCARKVQPSDVKEVLEEEPKLNDRFYELVLEAERKALSKRFW; encoded by the coding sequence TTGAAAGATTCCCCCAAAAACGCTTTTGAACTTCTTGTCAAGCCCGTTCGAAGGCTTGTTGAGCAGAGAGGATTCTCTAAACCCACAGAACCACAAGAAAAAACCATACCAAAAATCCTTGAAGGCAAAAACGTTCTGCTCATCTCGCCAACAGCCACAGGCAAAACAGAAGCCGCATTCCTACCAGTCCTAAGCATGCTCCTCCAAGGACAACAAGGAACTCCGGGCATAAAAGTCCTCTACATCACGCCCCTACGCGCATTAAACCGCGACATGCTTGAAAGACTCGAATGGTGGTGCAACAACCTAGACATAAAACTCGCTGTAAGACATGGCGACACAGAAACAAAAGAACGCACAAGACAACGCATGAGCCCGCCAGACATCCTAATAACCACTCCAGAAACACTACAAGCAATACTCATCGGCTGGATAATGCGCCAACACCTACAAAACGTAAAATGGGTAATCATCGACGAAGTACACGAAATGGCAGACAGCAAACGCGGAAGTCAGCTCGCCCTAGCTCTTGAACGCCTGCGCGCAATGATAGGTAAAGACTTTCAAATCATAGGCTTATCCGCCACTATCGGCAGCCCAGAAAAAGTTGCACAGTTCCTCGTAGGAAACCACAGACCAGTCGAAATCATCCGCGTCCCAGTCGCAAGAACAATGCACCTAAAAACCGTTTATCCCAAACCAGAAGAAGACGACGCTAAACTCGCAGACCAACTTTACACGCATCCAGAAGTCGCCGCTCGCTTGCGCATAATCCGCGACTACATAAGCAAACACAAATCCATACTCCTATTCACAAACACACGCGCAATATCCGAAGTCCTAGCAAGCAGATTCAAAGTCTGGGACATCGACTATCCAGTATCCATACACCACGGCTCACTAGCAAAACCATCACGCATAGCCGCAGAAAGAGGACTAAAAAACGGCGAACTAAAAGGCTTAGTATGCACAAGCAGTCTAGAACTAGGCATAGACGTCGGCAGAATAGACCTCGTCATACAATACATGAGCCCAAGACAAGTAACCCGCCTAATCCAACGCGTCGGCAGAAGCGGACACAGAATAGGCAAAATAGCCCAAGGAATAATCGTCGCAATGGACTCCGACGATACACTAGAAGCTTTAGCCATAGCAAAAAAAGCTCTAAAAGAAGACTTAGAACCCGTTGACATTCCACCCAAACCCTACGATGTCCTAGCACACCAAATCGCGGGCTTGCTACTTAAAAACCGCAGATTAGAATTCAACGAAATCCTAGAAATGTTCAAAAACGCCTATCCATACGAAAACCTAACAATAGAAGACATAGAAAAAATCCTACGCTACATGCACCAACGCTTCCCACGCTTAGCATGGGTTTCCTTCGAAGACAAAGTCGTCCTAAAACCACGCAGAACAAAAGCACTCTTCGAATACTACTTTGAAAACCTATCAATGATACCCGAAGAAAAACAGTTCCTCGTAGTAGACGAATCAAGCGACGCAGCGATAGGCGTATTAGACGAAGCCTTCATGGCAGAATACGGCAAACCAGGAACAAAATTCATAATCCGCGGAACACCATGGCGAATCCAACACGTCTCTGAAGAAAAGGTTCACGTAAAACCAGTCGACGACCCAACAGGCGCAATACCAAGCTGGATAGGAGAAGAAATCCCCGTCCCATTCGAAGTCGCACAAGAAGTAGGCAAAATCCGCAGCTTTGTCGAAGAACAACTGCAGAAAGGCGCATCCTCAGACGAAATTGCCACTAAACTAAGCGAAGAATACCCAGCAGACAAAGACACGATACTCCGCGCAATAACAGAAACAATAGAACAAGTCTCAGCAAGATTTCCAGTGCCCACACAAAATCGAATAACCATCGAAGACTGGAAAGAATTCGTAATAATCCACGCCAACTTCGGTTCACTTACGAACAGAGCCCTCGCACAGCTACTCGGTCAACTACTCTCCGAAAAAATCGGCTCTGGCATCGTAGTCCAACACGACCCCTACCGCATATTCATCCAAACCATGGGCGCCACAAACGCAGACCAAACAATCGAACTACTCAACGAAATCCGCACCATGCCAGACCAAACAATAAGAGGCACACTAACACGCGCAGCCGTAAAAACCGGACTCTTCAAACGCAGAATGATTCACGTTGCAAGACGCTTCGGCGCACTCAAAAAATGGGCAGACTTCAGCAGCGTAAGTCCACAACGTCTAATAAAAAGCTTCGAAGAAACACCAATCTACGAAGAAGCCCTAAAAGAAGTGTTCACAAAAGACTTAGACTTGGAAAAACTACTCTTTGTTTTAAGAAAAATCCGAGAAGGCGAAATCCAACTGCAGAAAGTAGAAACAGGCGGAAACGCAACGCCAATAGCGCGTGTCGGCATCGAACGTGTAAGCATGAAAACCGACTTGATTCCACCAGAAAGAATGCGCGCTGTCCTCATCGAATCCACCAAAGCGCGATTACTAAACGAAACATGCAATTACATCTGCACAAACTGCTGGAACTACATGGAAATGATACGCGCTAAAGACTTGCCAGACAAGCCCAAATGTCCAAGATGCGGCTCAACAGCCATAGGCTTACTAAAAGTAGAAGAAGAAAAGGCTATGCCACTCATCGAAAAGAAAGGCGAAAAACTAGCGAAAAGCGAGGAAAAACTGCACAAACAAGCAACGCAAACAGCACAGTTAATAACCAAATATGGAAAAGCTGCAGCTGTAGCCTTATGTGCTCGAAAGGTTCAGCCTTCCGATGTTAAAGAAGTTCTCGAAGAAGAACCTAAACTCAACGACAGATTCTACGAACTCGTTCTTGAAGCAGAACGCAAAGCCCTAAGCAAAAGATTCTGGTAA
- a CDS encoding DNA methyltransferase has product MAKLFFLLSGEHETLPVAELEAILEAENFAFKTLEKLDQILKLEVDSKCVEAVKHRAAFTRLCGLELFTCKAETNMILKNMRIVNLKEVLKNGETFVVRVHHVKDYSPNIDSMFLERKLGELILNKTERTKVNLKNPNKTFTGFLTEEKFVFGVALAEIPPKPFVERRPKKKPFFHPSAMLAKLARCMVNLAKPKTGALVLDPFCGTGSTLIEAAFIGCRVLGLDIQKRMVRGTLRNLDYFRIKPEGVILADACNPPITKVDCVVTDPPYGRSSTTLKRSTKQIVEEVLAAVHGILSKGQRVCMAAPKTLGIKKTGETLGYKHLESHFVYVHRSLTREIAVFEKV; this is encoded by the coding sequence GTGGCTAAACTTTTCTTTCTGCTTTCAGGCGAACATGAGACTCTGCCAGTTGCCGAGTTAGAGGCAATACTTGAAGCGGAAAATTTCGCCTTTAAAACGTTGGAGAAACTTGACCAGATTCTGAAACTTGAAGTGGATTCAAAATGCGTCGAAGCCGTAAAGCATAGAGCAGCTTTCACGAGACTTTGCGGGCTAGAATTATTTACTTGCAAAGCCGAAACAAATATGATACTGAAAAATATGCGCATTGTGAATTTGAAAGAGGTTTTGAAAAACGGAGAAACCTTTGTCGTCCGCGTGCACCACGTAAAAGACTACTCACCTAACATTGACAGCATGTTTCTTGAAAGAAAGCTCGGAGAACTCATACTTAATAAAACAGAGAGAACGAAAGTGAACCTTAAAAATCCAAATAAAACCTTTACAGGATTCTTAACTGAAGAAAAATTTGTTTTCGGCGTAGCACTTGCTGAGATTCCGCCAAAACCATTCGTTGAAAGACGACCAAAGAAAAAACCATTCTTCCACCCATCAGCCATGCTGGCAAAACTCGCCAGATGCATGGTAAATTTGGCCAAACCAAAAACTGGAGCGCTCGTTCTTGACCCTTTCTGCGGAACCGGAAGCACACTGATTGAAGCTGCGTTCATCGGATGCCGCGTTTTAGGTTTGGACATTCAAAAGCGCATGGTGAGAGGAACCCTCAGAAACTTAGACTATTTCCGAATAAAGCCCGAAGGAGTAATCCTTGCGGATGCATGCAACCCACCCATAACAAAAGTTGACTGCGTCGTAACTGACCCGCCTTATGGAAGGTCCTCAACAACCCTTAAGCGTTCCACAAAGCAAATAGTTGAGGAAGTATTGGCGGCTGTTCACGGCATACTTAGCAAGGGACAACGAGTTTGCATGGCTGCACCAAAAACGTTAGGCATTAAAAAAACTGGTGAAACTTTAGGCTATAAACATTTAGAATCCCATTTCGTTTATGTTCACAGAAGCCTAACAAGAGAAATAGCAGTGTTTGAAAAGGTGTAG
- a CDS encoding thioesterase family protein — MPRTTFKTSFRVTWADTDAAQVVHYSNYFRFFERAEEEFYRHLGFSFTDINKMGIWLPRVESFCQFKKPARFGDLIEVELTIEELKEKSIKYEFKIFNKESAILLAKGYVVIVAADKHMEKAVQIPKEIIEKLKPFCK, encoded by the coding sequence ATGCCGCGTACCACTTTTAAAACTTCTTTTAGAGTCACATGGGCAGACACGGACGCTGCTCAAGTCGTGCACTATTCAAACTATTTCAGATTCTTCGAAAGAGCAGAAGAAGAATTTTACAGACATTTAGGCTTCAGCTTCACCGACATTAACAAAATGGGAATTTGGCTTCCAAGAGTTGAATCTTTCTGCCAATTTAAAAAACCAGCAAGATTCGGCGACCTAATCGAAGTGGAATTGACAATTGAGGAGTTAAAGGAAAAATCCATAAAATACGAGTTTAAAATTTTCAACAAGGAATCAGCGATTTTGTTGGCTAAGGGATACGTAGTGATTGTAGCAGCCGATAAGCATATGGAAAAGGCCGTGCAAATTCCAAAAGAAATCATTGAAAAACTGAAGCCTTTCTGCAAATAA